In Gadus chalcogrammus isolate NIFS_2021 chromosome 1, NIFS_Gcha_1.0, whole genome shotgun sequence, one DNA window encodes the following:
- the LOC130391316 gene encoding N-glycosylase/DNA lyase-like, with the protein MSIIATMAKHARLSVGGAAWASMACTRSQLRLDLTLGCGQTFRWRETGDGHWTGVMGGRVWTLTQTDDRLWYHVYNNKDAHKEVDNRKRKADGPAQQLNKSEKRWKVNIKEEDIDVPVTVKKEGEEEMLVDYFQLDVNLEELYREWGLADPHFKHISNIFTGIRMLRQNPTECLFSFICTSNNHISRIQGMVDNLCRSLGKPLCELDGTTYYDFPSLSAIADDKVEALLRDLGFGYRARFLQQSAKQILEQHGPDWLQGLRRTPYLQARNSLRSLPGVGLKVADCACLMSLDKADAVPVDTHIWQIAKRDYKCAAGSTQKTLTDKVNRDIGDFFRQLWGPYAGWAQSVLFCADLKKFQKLKEMPSIKLEDDKKASLPLKKAKLKIKKEKLDQIEKPTSVCHKKAKLAPQD; encoded by the exons ATGAGCATCATCGCGACCATGGCCAAACACGCAAGGCTCTCTGTAGGGGGAGCAGCCTGGGCTTCAATGGCTTGTACTAGGTCTCAACTCAGGTTGGATCTTACTTTGGGTTGTGGACAAACTTTCCG CTGGAGAGAGACTGGAGATGGACACTGGACGGGCGTGATGGGAGGAAGAGTCTGGACGCTAACACAAACAGATGATCGACTGTGGTATCACGTCTATAATAATAAAGATGCTCATAAAGAGGTCGATAACCGGAAAAGAAAAGCGGACGGTCCTGCACAGCAGCTTAACAAGTCAGAAAAAAGATGGAAAGTAAACATAAAGGAGGAAGATATTGATGTACCGGTGACCGTcaagaaagaaggagaggaagaaatgCTTGTGGATTATTTCCAATTAGATGTAAACCTGGAAGAGTTATATAGAGAATGGGGACTGGCAGACCCCCACTTCAAACATATATCCAACATTTTCACAG GTATTCGAATGCTGCGCCAGAACCCAACTGAGTGTTTGTTTTCCTTCATTTGTACCTCCAACAACCACATTTCCCGCATCCAGGGCATGGTGGATAACCTGTGCAGGTCCCTGGGCAAGCCACTGTGTGAGCTGGATGGGACCACCTATTATGACTTCCCGTCCCTCTCGGCCATTGCTG ATGACAAAGTGGAGGCGCTGCTGAGGGATCTGGGTTTTGGATACAGGGCTCGGTTCTTGCAGCAGAGTGCCAAACAAATCCTGGAGCAGCACGGGCCTGACTGGCTCCAGGGTCTGAGGAGGACTCCGTATCTTCAGGCCCGGAACTCTCTGCGGTCTCTCCCTGGTGTGGGCCTCAAG GTGGCCGACTGTGCCTGTCTCATGTCCCTTGACAAGGCGGATGCTGTTCCCGTTGATACACACATTTGGCAGATCGCTAAACGGGACTACAAATGTGCCGCCGGCAGTACACAAAAGACCCTTACTGACAAAGTTAACAGAGACATTG GGGATTTTTTCAGGCAGCTATGGGGTCCTTATGCTGGCTGGGCACAATCG GTTTTATTCTGCGCTGACCTGAAAAAGTTTCAGAAGCTGAAAGAAATGCCATCAATAAAGCTGGAAGATGACAAGAAGGCTAGCCTGCCCCTTAAGAAGGCAAAGTTGAAGATAAAAAAGGAGAAACTAGATCAAATTGAAAAACCAACGTCAGTGTGCCACAAGAAAGCAAAGCTGGCCCCACAGGAttga